One genomic region from Rattus norvegicus strain BN/NHsdMcwi chromosome 10, GRCr8, whole genome shotgun sequence encodes:
- the Wnk4 gene encoding serine/threonine-protein kinase WNK4 isoform X6 codes for MKPRVLQRWSRQILRGLHFLHSRVPPILHRDLKCDNVFITGPSGSVKIGDLGLATLKRASFAKSVIGTPEFMAPEMYEEKYDEAVDVYAFGMCMLEMATSEYPYSECQNAAQIYRKVTSGTKPNSFYKVKMPEVKEIIEGCIRTDKNERFTIQDLLTHAFFREERGVHVELAEEDDGEKPGLKLWLRMEDARRGGRPRDNQAIEFLFQLGRDAAEEVAQEMVALGLVCEADYQPVARAVRERVAAIQRKREKLRKARELEVLPPDSGPPPATVSMTPGPPSAFPPEPEEPEADQHQSFLFRHASYSSTTSDCETDGYLSSSGFLDASDPALQPPGGMPSSPAEPHLCLPSGFALSIPRSGPGSDFSPGDSYASDAASGLSDMGEGGQMRKNPVKTLRRRPRSRLRVTSVSDQSDRVVECQLQTHNSKMVTFRFDLDGDSPEEIAAAMVYNEFILPSERDGFLSRIREIIQRVETLLKRDAGPSEATEDALSPQEEPAAMPALPGPSDAELQRSISPEQRSWAAFSTSPSSPGTPLSPGTPFSPGTPPVFPCPIFPITSPSCHPYPFSQVSSNPCPQAPSSLLPSSSGASQVPFPSPSLPTSSPLPFSPSYPQVPLHPASLPTCPSPPPLPSTTAAPLLSLASAFSLAVMTVAQSLLSPSPGLLSQSPPAPPGPLPSMPLPLASCDQESLSAQTAETENEASRNPAQPLLGDARLAPISEEGKPQLVGRFQVTSSKEPAEPPLQPASPTLSRSLKLPTPQLTSESSDTEDSAAGGPETREALAESDRAAEGLGVAIDEEKDEGKEPQIGGSSPILSQPSPVWMNYSYSSLCLSSEESESSGEDEEFWAELQNLRQKHLSEVEALQTLQKKEIEDLYSRLGKQPPPGIVAPAAMLSCRQRRLSKGSFPTSRRNSLQRSDLPGPGIMRRNSLSGSSTGSQEQRASKGVTFAGDVGRMVRGGPKGGRAEGMVAGSSSAFLFFGHFFSTFLFPSSEFRPEVLCLPNTRAPPWPVASQNLMFL; via the exons ATGAAGCCCCGAGTCCTTCAGCGCTGGAGTCGCCAGATCCTACGGGGACTTCATTTCTTACATTCCCGAGTGCCCCCCATCCTGCACCGAGATCTCAAATGTGACAATGTCTTCATTACCGGCCCTTCAGGCTCTGTCAAAATCGGAGATCTCGGACTGGCCACGCTCAAGCGCGCCTCCTTTGCCAAGAGCGTCATTG GGACCCCGGAATTCATGGCCCCTGAGATGTATGAGGAAAAGTACGACGAGGCTGTGGATGTGTACGCCTTTGGCATGTGCATGCTGGAGATGGCTACGTCTGAGTATCCCTACTCTGAGTGTCAGAACGCAGCACAAATCTACCGAAAGGTCACTTCG GGCACAAAGCCCAACAGCTTCTACAAAGTGAAGATGCCAGAGGTGAAGGAGATCATTGAAGGCTGCATCCGCACGGATAAGAATGAGAG GTTcactatccaggatcttctgacccaCGCGTTCTTCCGCGAGGAACGTGGTGTGCATGTGGAGCTGGCAGAGGAAGATGATGGAGAGAAGCCGGGTCTCAAACTCTGGCTGCGCATGGAGGACGCACGACGCGGGGGGCGCCCAAGGGACAACCAGGCCATCGAGTTCCTGTTCCAGCTCGGTCGGGATGCAGCGGAAGAGGTGGCTCAGGAGATG GTAGCCTTGGGCTTAGTCTGCGAAGCAGACTACCAGCCAGTGGCCCGTGCAGTTCGAGAACGGGTTGCTGCCATCCAGCGGAAGCGGGAGAAGCTAAGAAAAGCCAGGGAATTGGAGGTTCTCCCACCAGACTCAGGACCTCCTCCAGCAactgtgtctatgactcctggtccCCCCAGTGCCTTCCCCCCAGAGCCCGAGGAGCCAGAGGCTGACCAGCACCAATCCTTCCTCTTCCGCCATGCCAGCTACTCATCCACTACAT CTGATTGCGAGACTGATGGCTACCTCAGCTCCTCCGGCTTCCTGGATGCCTCAGACCCTGCCCTTCAGCCCCCCGGGGGGATGCCATCCAGCCCCGCTGAGCCCCATCTCTGCTTGCCCTCG GGTTTTGCCTTGTCCATTCCACGGTCTGGCCCTGGCAGTGACTTTTCTCCTGGGGACAG CTACGCCTCAGATGCAGCCTCAGGCCTCAGTGACATGGGAGAAGGGGGGCAAATGAGGAAAAATCCAGTGAAGACTCTGCGACGGAGACCTCGATCCCGGCTTCGGGTCACGAGT GTCTCAGACCAGAGCGACAGAGTCGTGGAGTGCCAGCTGCAAACTCACAACAGCAAGATGGTGACGTTCCGATTTGATCTGGATGGGGACAGCCCAGAAGAAATCGCAGCTGCCAtg GTTTATAATGAATTCATTCTGCCCTCGGAGCGAGACGGATTCCTGAGCCGGATCCGGGAGATTATCCAGCGAGTGGAGACCCTGCTGAAGAGAGATGCTGGTCCCTCGGAGGCCACTGAAGATGCGCTGAGCCCTCAG GAAGAGCCAGCAGCCATGCCTGCCCTCCCAGGCCCATCCGATG CAGAGCTCCAGAGAAGCATCTCCCCGGAACAGAGGAGCTGGGCAGCCTTCTCtacatctccatcttctcctgGCACCCCCTTGTCCCCTGGAACCCCCTTTTCCCCTGGGACCCCTCCTGTCTTCCCATGCCCCATCTTCCCTATCACTTCACCCTCATGCCATCCCTACCCGTTCTCACAGGTCTCTTCAAATCCCTGTCCACAGGCCCCCAGCTCCCTACTTCCCTCCTCCTCCGGTGCTTCTCAGGTTCcattcccatccccttcccttcccaccagctctcccctcccattctctccTAGTTATCCCCAAGTCCCTCTTCACCCTGCTTCTCTTCccacctgcccctcccctccccctctcccctccaccACAGcagcccctctcctctctctggctAGTGCCTTCTCTCTGGCTGTGATGACTGTGGCCCAGTCCCTGCTGTCCCCATCCCCTGGGCTTCTCTCTCAGtctcctccagcccctccagGTCCTCTGCCTAGCATGCCCCTTCCCCTTGCTTCTTGTGACCAGGAGAGCCTTTCAGCCCAAACAGCTGAGACAGAGAATGAG GCTTCCCGAAATCCTGCTCAGCCACTACTGGGTGATGCTAGACTGGCACCCATATCTGAAG agggaaaaccCCAGCTGGTTGGCCGATTCCAAGTGACTTCATCCAAGGAACCAGCAGAGCCTCCCCTACAACCAGCATCTCCAACTCTCTCCAGATCCCTAAAGCTTCCAACCCCTCAGCTGACCTCAGAGAGTTCAGACACAGAGGACAGTGCTGCAGGAGGACCAGAGACCAGGGAGGCTCTGGCAGAGAGTGACCGTGCAGCCGAGGGCTTGGGGGTCGCCATCGATGAGGAAAAGGATGAAGGGAAGGAACCCCAAATTGGGGGCAGTTCCCCAATCTTGAGCCAGCCCAGCCCAGTGTGGATGAACTACTCCTACAGCAGCCTGTGTCTAAGCAGTGAGGAGTCAGAGAGCAGCGGGGAGGACGAGGAGTTCTGGGCTGAGCTGCAGAACCTTCGGCAGAA GCACTTGTCGGAAGTGGAAGCACTACAGACGCTACAGAAGAAGGAAATCGAAGACTTGTACAGCCGGCTTGGAAAGCAACCCCCACCTGGTATTGTAGCTCCAGCGGCTATGCTGTCCTGCCGCCAGCGCCGCCTCTCCAAGGGAAGCTTTCCCACCTCCCGCCGCAACAGCCTGCAGCGCTCTGATCTCCCTGGCCCTG GCATCATGCGAAGGAACTCTCTGAGTGGCAGCAGCACCGGCTCCCAGGAGCAGCGGGCAAGCAAGGGGGTGACATTCGCCGGGGATGTTGGCAGGATGGTGAGGGGCGGGcccaagggagggagagctgagggAATGGTGGCTGGCAGcagctctgccttcctcttcttcgGACATTTCTTCAGcacttttcttttcccctccagTGAATTCAGACCAGAAGTCCTATGTCTCCCCAACACCAGGGCCCCACCATGGCCCGTGGCCTCTCAGAATCTGATGTTTTTGTGA
- the Wnk4 gene encoding serine/threonine-protein kinase WNK4 isoform X5 gives MLIGSFFLPCLPLLCTRKLSRAERQRFSEEVEMLKGLQHPNIVRFYDSWKSVLRGQVCIVLVTELMTSGTLKTYLRRFREMKPRVLQRWSRQILRGLHFLHSRVPPILHRDLKCDNVFITGPSGSVKIGDLGLATLKRASFAKSVIGTPEFMAPEMYEEKYDEAVDVYAFGMCMLEMATSEYPYSECQNAAQIYRKVTSGTKPNSFYKVKMPEVKEIIEGCIRTDKNERFTIQDLLTHAFFREERGVHVELAEEDDGEKPGLKLWLRMEDARRGGRPRDNQAIEFLFQLGRDAAEEVAQEMVALGLVCEADYQPVARAVRERVAAIQRKREKLRKARELEVLPPDSGPPPATVSMTPGPPSAFPPEPEEPEADQHQSFLFRHASYSSTTSDCETDGYLSSSGFLDASDPALQPPGGMPSSPAEPHLCLPSGFALSIPRSGPGSDFSPGDSYASDAASGLSDMGEGGQMRKNPVKTLRRRPRSRLRVTSVSDQSDRVVECQLQTHNSKMVTFRFDLDGDSPEEIAAAMVYNEFILPSERDGFLSRIREIIQRVETLLKRDAGPSEATEDALSPQEEPAAMPALPGPSDAELQRSISPEQRSWAAFSTSPSSPGTPLSPGTPFSPGTPPVFPCPIFPITSPSCHPYPFSQVSSNPCPQAPSSLLPSSSGASQVPFPSPSLPTSSPLPFSPSYPQVPLHPASLPTCPSPPPLPSTTAAPLLSLASAFSLAVMTVAQSLLSPSPGLLSQSPPAPPGPLPSMPLPLASCDQESLSAQTAETENEASRNPAQPLLGDARLAPISEEGKPQLVGRFQVTSSKEPAEPPLQPASPTLSRSLKLPTPQLTSESSDTEDSAAGGPETREALAESDRAAEGLGVAIDEEKDEGKEPQIGGSSPILSQPSPVWMNYSYSSLCLSSEESESSGEDEEFWAELQNLRQKHLSEVEALQTLQKKEIEDLYSRLGKQPPPGIVAPAAMLSCRQRRLSKGSFPTSRRNSLQRSDLPGPGIMRRNSLSGSSTGSQEQRASKGVTFAGDVGRMVRGGPKGGRAEGMVAGSSSAFLFFGHFFSTFLFPSSEFRPEVLCLPNTRAPPWPVASQNLMFL, from the exons ATGTTGATTGGCAGTTTCTTCCTCCCGTGTCTCCCACTGTTATGT ACTCGGAAACTCTCTCGGGCTGAACGGCAGCGTTTCTCTGAGGAAGTTGAGATGCTCAAGGGGCTGCAGCACCCCAACATCGTCCGCTTCTATGACTCCTGGAAGTCGGTGCTGAGGGGTCAGGTTTGCATCGTGCTGGTCACAGAACTCATGACCTCGGGCACGCTCAAGAC GTACCTGAGGAGATTCCGAGAAATGAAGCCCCGAGTCCTTCAGCGCTGGAGTCGCCAGATCCTACGGGGACTTCATTTCTTACATTCCCGAGTGCCCCCCATCCTGCACCGAGATCTCAAATGTGACAATGTCTTCATTACCGGCCCTTCAGGCTCTGTCAAAATCGGAGATCTCGGACTGGCCACGCTCAAGCGCGCCTCCTTTGCCAAGAGCGTCATTG GGACCCCGGAATTCATGGCCCCTGAGATGTATGAGGAAAAGTACGACGAGGCTGTGGATGTGTACGCCTTTGGCATGTGCATGCTGGAGATGGCTACGTCTGAGTATCCCTACTCTGAGTGTCAGAACGCAGCACAAATCTACCGAAAGGTCACTTCG GGCACAAAGCCCAACAGCTTCTACAAAGTGAAGATGCCAGAGGTGAAGGAGATCATTGAAGGCTGCATCCGCACGGATAAGAATGAGAG GTTcactatccaggatcttctgacccaCGCGTTCTTCCGCGAGGAACGTGGTGTGCATGTGGAGCTGGCAGAGGAAGATGATGGAGAGAAGCCGGGTCTCAAACTCTGGCTGCGCATGGAGGACGCACGACGCGGGGGGCGCCCAAGGGACAACCAGGCCATCGAGTTCCTGTTCCAGCTCGGTCGGGATGCAGCGGAAGAGGTGGCTCAGGAGATG GTAGCCTTGGGCTTAGTCTGCGAAGCAGACTACCAGCCAGTGGCCCGTGCAGTTCGAGAACGGGTTGCTGCCATCCAGCGGAAGCGGGAGAAGCTAAGAAAAGCCAGGGAATTGGAGGTTCTCCCACCAGACTCAGGACCTCCTCCAGCAactgtgtctatgactcctggtccCCCCAGTGCCTTCCCCCCAGAGCCCGAGGAGCCAGAGGCTGACCAGCACCAATCCTTCCTCTTCCGCCATGCCAGCTACTCATCCACTACAT CTGATTGCGAGACTGATGGCTACCTCAGCTCCTCCGGCTTCCTGGATGCCTCAGACCCTGCCCTTCAGCCCCCCGGGGGGATGCCATCCAGCCCCGCTGAGCCCCATCTCTGCTTGCCCTCG GGTTTTGCCTTGTCCATTCCACGGTCTGGCCCTGGCAGTGACTTTTCTCCTGGGGACAG CTACGCCTCAGATGCAGCCTCAGGCCTCAGTGACATGGGAGAAGGGGGGCAAATGAGGAAAAATCCAGTGAAGACTCTGCGACGGAGACCTCGATCCCGGCTTCGGGTCACGAGT GTCTCAGACCAGAGCGACAGAGTCGTGGAGTGCCAGCTGCAAACTCACAACAGCAAGATGGTGACGTTCCGATTTGATCTGGATGGGGACAGCCCAGAAGAAATCGCAGCTGCCAtg GTTTATAATGAATTCATTCTGCCCTCGGAGCGAGACGGATTCCTGAGCCGGATCCGGGAGATTATCCAGCGAGTGGAGACCCTGCTGAAGAGAGATGCTGGTCCCTCGGAGGCCACTGAAGATGCGCTGAGCCCTCAG GAAGAGCCAGCAGCCATGCCTGCCCTCCCAGGCCCATCCGATG CAGAGCTCCAGAGAAGCATCTCCCCGGAACAGAGGAGCTGGGCAGCCTTCTCtacatctccatcttctcctgGCACCCCCTTGTCCCCTGGAACCCCCTTTTCCCCTGGGACCCCTCCTGTCTTCCCATGCCCCATCTTCCCTATCACTTCACCCTCATGCCATCCCTACCCGTTCTCACAGGTCTCTTCAAATCCCTGTCCACAGGCCCCCAGCTCCCTACTTCCCTCCTCCTCCGGTGCTTCTCAGGTTCcattcccatccccttcccttcccaccagctctcccctcccattctctccTAGTTATCCCCAAGTCCCTCTTCACCCTGCTTCTCTTCccacctgcccctcccctccccctctcccctccaccACAGcagcccctctcctctctctggctAGTGCCTTCTCTCTGGCTGTGATGACTGTGGCCCAGTCCCTGCTGTCCCCATCCCCTGGGCTTCTCTCTCAGtctcctccagcccctccagGTCCTCTGCCTAGCATGCCCCTTCCCCTTGCTTCTTGTGACCAGGAGAGCCTTTCAGCCCAAACAGCTGAGACAGAGAATGAG GCTTCCCGAAATCCTGCTCAGCCACTACTGGGTGATGCTAGACTGGCACCCATATCTGAAG agggaaaaccCCAGCTGGTTGGCCGATTCCAAGTGACTTCATCCAAGGAACCAGCAGAGCCTCCCCTACAACCAGCATCTCCAACTCTCTCCAGATCCCTAAAGCTTCCAACCCCTCAGCTGACCTCAGAGAGTTCAGACACAGAGGACAGTGCTGCAGGAGGACCAGAGACCAGGGAGGCTCTGGCAGAGAGTGACCGTGCAGCCGAGGGCTTGGGGGTCGCCATCGATGAGGAAAAGGATGAAGGGAAGGAACCCCAAATTGGGGGCAGTTCCCCAATCTTGAGCCAGCCCAGCCCAGTGTGGATGAACTACTCCTACAGCAGCCTGTGTCTAAGCAGTGAGGAGTCAGAGAGCAGCGGGGAGGACGAGGAGTTCTGGGCTGAGCTGCAGAACCTTCGGCAGAA GCACTTGTCGGAAGTGGAAGCACTACAGACGCTACAGAAGAAGGAAATCGAAGACTTGTACAGCCGGCTTGGAAAGCAACCCCCACCTGGTATTGTAGCTCCAGCGGCTATGCTGTCCTGCCGCCAGCGCCGCCTCTCCAAGGGAAGCTTTCCCACCTCCCGCCGCAACAGCCTGCAGCGCTCTGATCTCCCTGGCCCTG GCATCATGCGAAGGAACTCTCTGAGTGGCAGCAGCACCGGCTCCCAGGAGCAGCGGGCAAGCAAGGGGGTGACATTCGCCGGGGATGTTGGCAGGATGGTGAGGGGCGGGcccaagggagggagagctgagggAATGGTGGCTGGCAGcagctctgccttcctcttcttcgGACATTTCTTCAGcacttttcttttcccctccagTGAATTCAGACCAGAAGTCCTATGTCTCCCCAACACCAGGGCCCCACCATGGCCCGTGGCCTCTCAGAATCTGATGTTTTTGTGA
- the Wnk4 gene encoding serine/threonine-protein kinase WNK4 isoform X8, which translates to MPATHPLHGFALSIPRSGPGSDFSPGDSYASDAASGLSDMGEGGQMRKNPVKTLRRRPRSRLRVTSVSDQSDRVVECQLQTHNSKMVTFRFDLDGDSPEEIAAAMVYNEFILPSERDGFLSRIREIIQRVETLLKRDAGPSEATEDALSPQEEPAAMPALPGPSDAELQRSISPEQRSWAAFSTSPSSPGTPLSPGTPFSPGTPPVFPCPIFPITSPSCHPYPFSQVSSNPCPQAPSSLLPSSSGASQVPFPSPSLPTSSPLPFSPSYPQVPLHPASLPTCPSPPPLPSTTAAPLLSLASAFSLAVMTVAQSLLSPSPGLLSQSPPAPPGPLPSMPLPLASCDQESLSAQTAETENEASRNPAQPLLGDARLAPISEEGKPQLVGRFQVTSSKEPAEPPLQPASPTLSRSLKLPTPQLTSESSDTEDSAAGGPETREALAESDRAAEGLGVAIDEEKDEGKEPQIGGSSPILSQPSPVWMNYSYSSLCLSSEESESSGEDEEFWAELQNLRQKHLSEVEALQTLQKKEIEDLYSRLGKQPPPGIVAPAAMLSCRQRRLSKGSFPTSRRNSLQRSDLPGPGIMRRNSLSGSSTGSQEQRASKGVTFAGDVGRMVRGGPKGGRAEGMVAGSSSAFLFFGHFFSTFLFPSSEFRPEVLCLPNTRAPPWPVASQNLMFL; encoded by the exons ATGCCAGCTACTCATCCACTACAT GGTTTTGCCTTGTCCATTCCACGGTCTGGCCCTGGCAGTGACTTTTCTCCTGGGGACAG CTACGCCTCAGATGCAGCCTCAGGCCTCAGTGACATGGGAGAAGGGGGGCAAATGAGGAAAAATCCAGTGAAGACTCTGCGACGGAGACCTCGATCCCGGCTTCGGGTCACGAGT GTCTCAGACCAGAGCGACAGAGTCGTGGAGTGCCAGCTGCAAACTCACAACAGCAAGATGGTGACGTTCCGATTTGATCTGGATGGGGACAGCCCAGAAGAAATCGCAGCTGCCAtg GTTTATAATGAATTCATTCTGCCCTCGGAGCGAGACGGATTCCTGAGCCGGATCCGGGAGATTATCCAGCGAGTGGAGACCCTGCTGAAGAGAGATGCTGGTCCCTCGGAGGCCACTGAAGATGCGCTGAGCCCTCAG GAAGAGCCAGCAGCCATGCCTGCCCTCCCAGGCCCATCCGATG CAGAGCTCCAGAGAAGCATCTCCCCGGAACAGAGGAGCTGGGCAGCCTTCTCtacatctccatcttctcctgGCACCCCCTTGTCCCCTGGAACCCCCTTTTCCCCTGGGACCCCTCCTGTCTTCCCATGCCCCATCTTCCCTATCACTTCACCCTCATGCCATCCCTACCCGTTCTCACAGGTCTCTTCAAATCCCTGTCCACAGGCCCCCAGCTCCCTACTTCCCTCCTCCTCCGGTGCTTCTCAGGTTCcattcccatccccttcccttcccaccagctctcccctcccattctctccTAGTTATCCCCAAGTCCCTCTTCACCCTGCTTCTCTTCccacctgcccctcccctccccctctcccctccaccACAGcagcccctctcctctctctggctAGTGCCTTCTCTCTGGCTGTGATGACTGTGGCCCAGTCCCTGCTGTCCCCATCCCCTGGGCTTCTCTCTCAGtctcctccagcccctccagGTCCTCTGCCTAGCATGCCCCTTCCCCTTGCTTCTTGTGACCAGGAGAGCCTTTCAGCCCAAACAGCTGAGACAGAGAATGAG GCTTCCCGAAATCCTGCTCAGCCACTACTGGGTGATGCTAGACTGGCACCCATATCTGAAG agggaaaaccCCAGCTGGTTGGCCGATTCCAAGTGACTTCATCCAAGGAACCAGCAGAGCCTCCCCTACAACCAGCATCTCCAACTCTCTCCAGATCCCTAAAGCTTCCAACCCCTCAGCTGACCTCAGAGAGTTCAGACACAGAGGACAGTGCTGCAGGAGGACCAGAGACCAGGGAGGCTCTGGCAGAGAGTGACCGTGCAGCCGAGGGCTTGGGGGTCGCCATCGATGAGGAAAAGGATGAAGGGAAGGAACCCCAAATTGGGGGCAGTTCCCCAATCTTGAGCCAGCCCAGCCCAGTGTGGATGAACTACTCCTACAGCAGCCTGTGTCTAAGCAGTGAGGAGTCAGAGAGCAGCGGGGAGGACGAGGAGTTCTGGGCTGAGCTGCAGAACCTTCGGCAGAA GCACTTGTCGGAAGTGGAAGCACTACAGACGCTACAGAAGAAGGAAATCGAAGACTTGTACAGCCGGCTTGGAAAGCAACCCCCACCTGGTATTGTAGCTCCAGCGGCTATGCTGTCCTGCCGCCAGCGCCGCCTCTCCAAGGGAAGCTTTCCCACCTCCCGCCGCAACAGCCTGCAGCGCTCTGATCTCCCTGGCCCTG GCATCATGCGAAGGAACTCTCTGAGTGGCAGCAGCACCGGCTCCCAGGAGCAGCGGGCAAGCAAGGGGGTGACATTCGCCGGGGATGTTGGCAGGATGGTGAGGGGCGGGcccaagggagggagagctgagggAATGGTGGCTGGCAGcagctctgccttcctcttcttcgGACATTTCTTCAGcacttttcttttcccctccagTGAATTCAGACCAGAAGTCCTATGTCTCCCCAACACCAGGGCCCCACCATGGCCCGTGGCCTCTCAGAATCTGATGTTTTTGTGA